A genome region from Streptomyces sp. S4.7 includes the following:
- a CDS encoding AIM24 family protein, protein MPFREINSKMVEATVAPGRRMFSQRGAMLAYRGEVTFTPNTAGGQGGLMSMIGRRVAGEATPLMTVEGSGTVMFGHGGHHIQVIDLSGDTLYVEADRLLAFDGSLEQGTMFMGAQGGVMGMVRGQVSGQGLFTTTLKGHGSVAVMAHGGIIELPIGQGRTVHVDPQAYVAHHGEVRNKLSTAVGWRDMVGRGSGEAFQLELSGNGAVYVQASEEKL, encoded by the coding sequence ATGCCGTTCCGGGAGATCAACTCGAAGATGGTCGAGGCCACGGTGGCGCCCGGCCGGCGGATGTTCAGCCAGCGCGGCGCAATGCTCGCCTACCGGGGCGAGGTCACGTTCACCCCCAACACGGCGGGCGGGCAGGGCGGTCTGATGTCGATGATCGGCCGGCGTGTGGCGGGTGAGGCGACCCCGCTGATGACCGTCGAGGGCAGCGGCACCGTGATGTTCGGCCACGGCGGGCACCACATCCAGGTGATCGACCTCTCCGGCGACACCCTGTATGTGGAGGCCGACCGGCTGCTCGCGTTCGACGGGTCGCTGGAGCAGGGCACGATGTTCATGGGCGCGCAGGGCGGTGTGATGGGGATGGTGCGCGGCCAGGTGAGCGGTCAGGGCCTGTTCACCACGACGCTCAAGGGGCATGGCTCGGTCGCCGTCATGGCGCACGGCGGGATCATCGAGCTGCCGATCGGCCAGGGCCGTACGGTCCATGTCGACCCCCAGGCGTACGTCGCCCACCACGGCGAGGTACGCAACAAGCTCTCCACCGCGGTCGGCTGGCGCGACATGGTGGGCCGGGGCTCGGGCGAGGCGTTCCAGCTGGAGCTGAGCGGCAACGGTGCGGTGTACGTCCAGGCGTCGGAGGAGAAGCTGTGA
- a CDS encoding MTH1187 family thiamine-binding protein, giving the protein MIVAFSITPLGVGEDVGEYVADAVRVVRESGLPNHTDAMFTSVEGEWDEVMDVVKRAVAAVEARAPRVSLVLKADVRPGVTDGLNSKVETLERHLAG; this is encoded by the coding sequence ATGATCGTCGCCTTCTCCATCACGCCGCTCGGTGTGGGTGAGGACGTGGGGGAGTACGTCGCCGACGCCGTCCGGGTGGTACGCGAGTCCGGGCTGCCGAACCACACCGACGCCATGTTCACCTCCGTCGAGGGCGAGTGGGACGAGGTGATGGACGTGGTCAAGCGGGCGGTCGCCGCCGTCGAGGCGCGGGCCCCGCGCGTCTCGCTCGTCCTGAAGGCCGACGTGCGGCCGGGTGTCACCGACGGTCTCAACTCCAAGGTCGAGACGCTGGAACGGCACCTCGCCGGCTGA
- a CDS encoding AIM24 family protein — MSAPVIHDPSTLPSDDNVNAYTFCVELKGSQWFLQKGKMIAYYGRIDFSGIGHGRLDRLVRTSFHSPLHASDWVVAEGSGKMLLADRAFDVNSFDLENGNLTVRSGNLLAYEPSLALKQSIVPGFLTLIGTGKFVAASNGPVVFMEPPLRVDPQALVGWADCPSPCHHYDHVYMTGVMGGLRAMSGLGGSSGEEHQFEFVGAGTVLLQSSEALLAETARGVVPNEPGVPGGGAPPGGQPGGTPRIPGQLGDLQRRFGL; from the coding sequence GTGAGCGCGCCCGTGATTCACGACCCGTCGACGCTGCCGAGCGACGACAACGTCAACGCGTACACCTTCTGCGTGGAGCTCAAGGGGAGCCAGTGGTTCCTCCAGAAGGGCAAGATGATCGCCTACTACGGGCGGATCGACTTCAGCGGCATCGGCCACGGCCGGCTCGACCGGCTGGTGCGCACCAGCTTCCACTCACCGCTGCACGCGAGCGACTGGGTGGTGGCGGAGGGCAGCGGCAAGATGCTCCTCGCCGACCGCGCCTTCGACGTCAACTCCTTCGACCTGGAGAACGGCAATCTGACGGTCCGCTCCGGGAATCTACTGGCGTACGAGCCGTCGCTGGCGCTCAAGCAGTCGATCGTGCCGGGCTTCCTGACCCTGATCGGCACGGGGAAGTTCGTGGCCGCGTCGAACGGTCCGGTGGTCTTCATGGAGCCGCCGCTGCGGGTGGATCCGCAGGCCCTGGTGGGCTGGGCGGACTGCCCGTCGCCGTGCCACCACTACGACCACGTCTACATGACGGGGGTGATGGGCGGGCTGCGGGCGATGAGCGGGCTCGGCGGGTCGTCGGGCGAGGAGCACCAGTTCGAGTTCGTGGGGGCCGGGACGGTACTCCTCCAGTCGAGCGAGGCGCTGCTGGCCGAGACGGCGCGGGGCGTGGTGCCGAACGAACCGGGCGTACCGGGCGGCGGGGCCCCACCGGGCGGACAGCCGGGCGGCACGCCCCGGATACCTGGACAGCTGGGCGACCTCCAGCGACGCTTCGGGCTGTAA
- a CDS encoding AIM24 family protein — MAQLRLQGSKVLAVDMAGDSVRAKNGSMVAYDGRMAFKKLSGGGEGIRGMVTRRLTGEQMVMMEVKGEGTCFFADRASEISLVSLHGDKLYVESSNLLCTDGGLRTGTSFTGLRGGASGNGLFTTTVEGTGQAAIMSDGVAVVLRVTPQYPLSVDPGAYVAHQGSLQQHLQSGVNFRTIMGEGGGEAFQMRFEGDGLVYVQPSERNTVGGDV; from the coding sequence GTGGCTCAGTTGCGACTCCAAGGCAGCAAGGTGCTCGCCGTCGACATGGCGGGCGACTCGGTACGGGCGAAGAACGGCTCGATGGTCGCCTACGACGGCCGGATGGCGTTCAAGAAGCTGTCCGGCGGCGGTGAGGGCATACGGGGGATGGTGACCCGGCGTCTGACCGGCGAACAGATGGTCATGATGGAGGTGAAGGGCGAGGGCACCTGCTTCTTCGCGGACCGCGCGAGCGAGATCAGTCTCGTCTCGCTGCACGGCGACAAGCTGTACGTGGAATCGAGCAACCTGCTGTGCACGGACGGCGGTCTGCGCACCGGCACCAGCTTCACCGGTCTGCGCGGCGGCGCGAGCGGCAACGGGCTCTTCACGACGACCGTCGAGGGCACGGGCCAGGCGGCGATCATGTCGGACGGCGTGGCCGTGGTGCTCCGGGTGACACCCCAGTACCCACTCTCCGTCGACCCCGGCGCGTACGTCGCCCACCAGGGCAGCCTCCAGCAGCACCTCCAGTCCGGTGTGAACTTCCGGACGATCATGGGCGAGGGCGGTGGCGAGGCCTTCCAGATGCGGTTCGAGGGCGACGGTCTGGTGTACGTACAGCCGAGCGAGCGCAACACCGTCGGGGGCGATGTCTGA
- a CDS encoding HAMP domain-containing sensor histidine kinase, with the protein MRRPFSSVRSRAALAATLVVAVALVAAAFALLFALRSNLTDQAEGQADQWSNEVAQQIANHVPIGELELPDSEDHPTQVTDAKGRLLIASEDMQSITGTGVSAVRPASPPPTTAPTPTPTPSPAPTGDDDDDNDDDSGGDDDSGDDDDSGGDDDSGDDDDSRPPGAPADGKVSRPTGHSEGSVTVQGTTVDHRFSQREVTGMAGGPYLVHVGASLGPQQSAVAAAQIAMIIGLPALLVVVGGVTWLVTRRALKPVEGIRREMAAITASEDLSRRVPEPGTHDEVAKLARTTNETLTALEASVERQRRFVADASHELRSPIASLRTQLEVGAAHPELLDVPGAVADTVRLQQLAADLLLLARLDAGEQAGRTRLDLAALVREEVSQRSADRIPVVPEVRSSAEVAGSRGQLARVLGNLLDNAQRHAAGEIRATVRREGGQVVLAVSDDGAGVPEEERERIFERFVRLDDARSRDDGGAGLGLAIARDVAHRHGGTLEVGRGEAGGALFELRLPAAGRDPEGPVPAGASALGAAPPQVLGDRRE; encoded by the coding sequence ATGAGGCGCCCCTTCTCCTCCGTACGGTCCCGGGCCGCGCTCGCCGCGACCCTCGTCGTGGCCGTGGCCCTGGTGGCCGCCGCGTTCGCCCTGCTGTTCGCGCTGCGCTCGAACCTGACCGACCAGGCGGAGGGGCAGGCCGACCAGTGGTCGAACGAGGTCGCCCAGCAGATCGCGAACCACGTGCCCATCGGCGAGCTGGAGCTGCCGGACAGCGAGGACCACCCGACCCAGGTGACCGACGCGAAGGGGCGGCTGCTGATCGCGAGCGAGGACATGCAGAGCATCACCGGTACCGGTGTGTCCGCCGTACGGCCCGCGTCGCCCCCGCCCACCACGGCGCCGACCCCCACGCCCACCCCGTCGCCCGCCCCGACCGGCGACGACGATGACGACAACGACGACGACAGCGGTGGTGACGACGACAGCGGGGACGACGACGACAGCGGTGGTGACGACGACAGCGGGGACGACGACGACAGCCGGCCCCCGGGCGCCCCGGCCGACGGAAAGGTCTCGCGGCCCACCGGGCACAGCGAAGGAAGCGTGACCGTCCAAGGCACGACCGTCGACCACCGCTTCTCGCAGCGCGAGGTCACCGGCATGGCGGGCGGCCCCTACCTCGTCCACGTCGGCGCCTCGCTCGGCCCGCAGCAGAGCGCCGTCGCCGCCGCCCAGATCGCGATGATCATCGGGCTGCCCGCCCTGCTCGTCGTCGTCGGCGGTGTGACCTGGCTCGTGACACGGCGCGCGCTGAAGCCCGTCGAGGGCATCAGGCGCGAGATGGCCGCCATCACCGCCTCCGAGGACCTGAGCAGGCGGGTGCCCGAGCCGGGCACGCACGACGAGGTCGCGAAGCTGGCCCGGACGACCAACGAGACGCTCACCGCCCTCGAAGCCTCCGTCGAGCGCCAGCGCCGTTTCGTCGCCGACGCCTCCCACGAACTGCGCAGTCCCATCGCCTCGCTCCGCACCCAGCTCGAAGTGGGCGCGGCGCACCCGGAGTTGCTGGACGTGCCGGGCGCGGTGGCCGACACCGTAAGGCTCCAGCAGCTCGCCGCCGATCTGCTGCTGCTGGCCCGTCTCGACGCGGGGGAGCAGGCCGGGCGTACGCGGCTGGATCTGGCCGCACTGGTGCGTGAGGAGGTCTCGCAGCGCTCGGCCGACCGGATCCCGGTGGTGCCGGAGGTCCGGAGCAGCGCCGAAGTGGCGGGCTCGCGCGGCCAGTTGGCGCGGGTGCTCGGCAATCTGCTGGACAACGCGCAGCGCCACGCGGCCGGTGAGATCCGAGCGACGGTGCGCCGGGAGGGCGGTCAGGTGGTGCTCGCGGTCTCCGACGACGGGGCGGGGGTGCCGGAGGAGGAGCGGGAGCGGATCTTCGAGCGGTTCGTACGGCTCGACGACGCCCGCAGCAGGGACGACGGCGGCGCCGGACTGGGCCTGGCGATCGCCCGCGACGTGGCGCACCGGCACGGCGGCACACTGGAGGTCGGACGCGGTGAGGCGGGCGGCGCCCTGTTCGAGCTGCGCCTGCCCGCCGCGGGCCGGGATCCGGAGGGACCGGTCCCGGCCGGCGCCTCAGCTCTTGGCGCGGCGCCCCCGCAGGTGCTCGGCGACCGGCGTGAGTGA
- a CDS encoding cellulose synthase catalytic subunit yields MRPEGYDYETHSRLAGPLTEPDRTTAYQVRYRSLLAQEPHRVRAVALMVMAPFLSGVLMVYLIWPTHWTEREGGARWLVVFDTVMLVSIGLIALFMLVNVASIAHATLVARDPVPVVAELGTRVAFVTTYVPGKEPLSMLRATLEGAVRLRHRGPLDIWLLDEGDDPSARRLCRELGVRHFSRLGVPEWNREKGVHKARTKHGNYNAWLAMHGDDYDFFASVDTDHVPLANFLERMLGFFRDPDIAFVVGPQVYGNYDSAVTKAAESQQFLFHALIQRAGNHYHAPMFVGTNNAVRISALKQVGGLYDSITEDMATGFELHRGRNPQTGRYWRSVYTPDVLAVGEGPESWTDFFTQQLRWSRGTYETLLRQYGKALFRVPPGRLLSYTLMLVYYPMTAINWLLGILSCVLFLWLGASGTQVSSSLWLMLYSDAAACQIGLYLWNRRHNVSPHEPQGSGGLAGMAMSALCAPIYLRSLGSAVLRTSGRFVVTPKGGQTSADRLMTFRLHLFWALVLVVSLAASVHFGHTHAAMRTWAVLALVISLAPVAVWAVTTVRGRRDAARIPLGPVDDGPEQTELALATTTGGN; encoded by the coding sequence GTGCGGCCGGAGGGCTACGACTACGAAACCCACAGCCGTCTCGCGGGCCCGCTGACCGAGCCGGACCGGACCACCGCCTACCAGGTGCGATACCGGAGTCTGCTGGCGCAGGAGCCCCACCGGGTACGTGCCGTCGCTCTCATGGTCATGGCCCCGTTCCTGTCCGGCGTGCTGATGGTCTATCTGATCTGGCCGACCCACTGGACCGAACGCGAGGGCGGCGCCCGCTGGCTGGTCGTCTTCGACACCGTGATGCTCGTGTCGATCGGGCTCATCGCCCTCTTCATGCTCGTCAACGTCGCCTCCATCGCGCACGCGACGCTGGTCGCCCGGGACCCCGTCCCGGTGGTCGCCGAGCTCGGCACCCGCGTCGCCTTCGTCACCACGTACGTCCCCGGCAAGGAGCCGCTCTCCATGCTCCGGGCCACCCTCGAAGGCGCCGTACGGCTGCGCCACCGCGGGCCCCTCGACATCTGGCTGCTCGACGAGGGCGACGACCCGTCCGCGCGGCGGCTCTGCCGGGAGCTGGGGGTGCGGCACTTCAGCCGCCTCGGTGTCCCCGAATGGAACCGCGAGAAGGGCGTGCACAAGGCCAGGACCAAGCACGGCAACTACAACGCCTGGCTCGCGATGCACGGCGACGACTACGACTTCTTCGCGTCCGTCGACACCGACCACGTGCCGCTGGCCAACTTCCTGGAGAGGATGCTGGGCTTCTTCCGCGACCCCGACATCGCCTTCGTCGTCGGACCGCAGGTGTACGGCAACTACGACTCGGCGGTCACCAAGGCCGCCGAGTCGCAGCAGTTCCTCTTCCACGCGCTGATCCAGCGGGCCGGCAACCACTACCACGCGCCCATGTTCGTCGGCACCAACAACGCCGTACGGATCAGCGCCCTCAAACAGGTCGGCGGCCTCTACGACTCCATCACCGAGGACATGGCCACCGGCTTCGAACTGCACCGCGGGAGGAACCCGCAGACCGGCCGGTACTGGCGGTCTGTCTACACCCCCGACGTCCTCGCCGTGGGCGAGGGCCCCGAGTCCTGGACCGACTTCTTCACCCAGCAGCTCCGCTGGTCGCGGGGCACGTACGAGACGCTCCTCAGGCAGTACGGCAAGGCGCTGTTCAGGGTGCCGCCCGGCCGGCTCCTCAGCTACACGCTGATGCTCGTCTACTACCCGATGACCGCGATCAACTGGCTCCTCGGCATCCTCAGCTGCGTGCTGTTCCTCTGGCTCGGCGCCTCCGGCACCCAGGTGTCCTCCTCGCTCTGGCTGATGCTCTACAGCGACGCCGCCGCCTGCCAGATCGGCCTCTACCTCTGGAACCGGCGCCACAACGTCTCGCCCCACGAGCCCCAGGGGTCCGGCGGGCTCGCCGGCATGGCCATGTCGGCGCTCTGCGCGCCGATCTACCTCAGGTCGCTGGGCTCGGCGGTGCTGCGCACCAGCGGCCGGTTCGTGGTCACCCCCAAGGGTGGCCAGACCAGCGCCGACCGCCTCATGACCTTCCGGCTCCATCTGTTCTGGGCCCTCGTGCTGGTGGTGTCACTCGCGGCGTCCGTCCACTTCGGCCACACGCACGCCGCGATGCGTACCTGGGCCGTACTGGCTCTGGTCATCTCGCTCGCCCCGGTCGCCGTCTGGGCCGTGACCACCGTGCGCGGGCGCCGCGACGCCGCGCGGATCCCGCTCGGGCCGGTCGACGACGGACCGGAGCAGACCGAGCTGGCGCTCGCCACGACGACAGGAGGGAACTGA
- a CDS encoding acetyl-CoA C-acetyltransferase, with product MPDSNKTTSVIVAGARTPMGRLLGSLKSFSGADLGGFAIKAALERAGVTGAQVQYVIMGQVLQAGAGQIPARQAAVKAGVPMDVPALTINKVCLSGLDAIALADQLIRAGEFDIVVAGGQESMTNAPHLLPKSREGYKYGAIEMLDAMAYDGLTDPFESIAMGASTEKHNTRLAIARPEQDEVAAQSHQRAAAAQKNGVFQAEITPVEIPQRKGDPVVFDQDEGIRPETTVESLGRLRPAFAKDGTITAGSASQISDGAAAVVVMSKAKALELGLEWIAEIGAHGNVAGPDNSLQSQPANAIRHALKKEGIAVDDLDLIEMNEAFAAVAVQSTKELGVSPEKVNVNGGAIALGHPIGMSGARLVLHLALELKRRGGGVGAAALCGGGGQGDALIVRVPRA from the coding sequence ATGCCGGATTCGAACAAGACCACCTCCGTCATCGTCGCCGGTGCGCGCACGCCCATGGGCAGGCTGCTCGGGTCGCTGAAGTCCTTCTCCGGCGCCGATCTCGGCGGCTTCGCCATCAAGGCCGCGCTGGAGCGGGCCGGTGTCACCGGTGCGCAGGTGCAGTACGTGATCATGGGGCAGGTGCTCCAGGCCGGGGCGGGCCAGATCCCGGCGCGACAGGCCGCCGTCAAGGCCGGTGTCCCGATGGACGTTCCCGCGCTCACGATCAACAAGGTCTGTCTCTCCGGCCTCGACGCGATCGCGCTGGCCGACCAGCTGATCCGCGCCGGCGAGTTCGACATCGTGGTCGCGGGCGGCCAGGAGTCCATGACCAACGCGCCGCATCTGCTGCCGAAGTCCCGTGAGGGCTACAAGTACGGCGCGATCGAGATGCTCGACGCGATGGCGTACGACGGTCTGACCGACCCCTTCGAGTCCATCGCCATGGGCGCCTCCACGGAGAAGCACAACACCCGTCTCGCGATCGCGAGGCCCGAGCAGGACGAGGTCGCGGCGCAGTCGCACCAGCGGGCCGCCGCCGCGCAGAAGAACGGTGTCTTCCAGGCCGAGATCACGCCCGTCGAGATTCCGCAGCGCAAGGGCGACCCGGTGGTCTTCGACCAGGACGAGGGCATCCGTCCCGAGACCACCGTCGAGTCCCTGGGCCGGCTGCGGCCCGCCTTCGCCAAGGACGGCACGATCACGGCGGGGTCCGCGTCGCAGATCTCCGACGGCGCGGCGGCCGTCGTGGTCATGAGCAAGGCCAAGGCGCTGGAGCTGGGCCTGGAGTGGATCGCGGAGATCGGCGCGCACGGCAATGTGGCGGGGCCGGACAACTCGCTCCAGTCGCAGCCCGCGAACGCGATCAGGCACGCGCTGAAGAAGGAGGGCATCGCCGTCGACGACCTGGACCTGATCGAGATGAACGAGGCGTTCGCCGCGGTCGCCGTCCAGTCGACGAAGGAGCTGGGCGTGTCCCCTGAAAAGGTGAACGTGAACGGCGGCGCGATCGCCCTCGGTCACCCGATCGGCATGTCCGGCGCCCGGCTGGTGCTGCACCTGGCGCTCGAACTGAAGCGGCGCGGCGGCGGCGTGGGCGCGGCGGCGCTCTGCGGCGGCGGCGGCCAGGGCGACGCGCTGATCGTGCGGGTGCCGCGGGCGTGA
- a CDS encoding PepSY domain-containing protein, whose product MKRDLVIASITAAALIGGGTYTAVATGATDTGADAAPKTVSSASLVNDDRDDRDDRDDRNEPDDDRDDNGAGNSGGNGKDDTSAAGSKLTAAQAAAAALKQHPGKVESVDLDDDDDDDRSSAGRHWEVDIIGQDGKWYDLRVDASTGAVRADNDDDDDDDDRRERAAVRGAEVDARAAAAAALKKHPGAVTSIDSDDDDRKADHWEVTVRGDDGRTHEVTVDMSSGTVAADRDDNDDRDDDRDDRDDDGDDD is encoded by the coding sequence ATGAAGCGCGATCTTGTCATCGCCAGTATCACCGCGGCGGCTCTGATCGGCGGCGGTACGTACACCGCGGTCGCGACGGGTGCCACCGACACCGGCGCGGACGCCGCGCCGAAGACGGTCTCCTCGGCGTCGCTCGTGAACGACGACCGCGACGACCGCGACGACCGCGACGACCGGAACGAGCCGGACGACGACCGGGACGACAACGGCGCCGGCAACAGCGGCGGCAACGGCAAGGACGACACCTCCGCGGCGGGCTCGAAGCTGACCGCGGCCCAGGCCGCCGCGGCGGCGCTGAAGCAGCACCCGGGCAAGGTGGAGTCCGTCGACCTGGACGACGACGATGACGACGACCGCTCGTCCGCCGGCCGGCACTGGGAGGTCGACATCATCGGCCAGGACGGCAAGTGGTACGACCTGCGGGTCGACGCCTCGACGGGTGCGGTCCGCGCGGACAACGACGACGACGATGACGACGACGACCGCCGCGAGCGCGCCGCGGTGCGCGGCGCCGAGGTGGACGCCCGGGCGGCTGCCGCCGCCGCGCTCAAGAAGCACCCCGGCGCCGTGACGTCGATCGACTCGGACGACGACGACCGCAAGGCCGACCACTGGGAGGTGACGGTGCGGGGCGACGACGGCCGTACGCACGAGGTGACGGTCGACATGTCCTCCGGCACGGTGGCCGCGGACCGGGACGACAACGACGACCGGGACGACGACCGCGACGACCGTGATGACGACGGCGACGACGACTGA
- a CDS encoding DUF3817 domain-containing protein, whose translation MDIKTASSLHRLRLVSAPEAVSFLLLLVCSVLKRTTDFNAVPVMGAIHGLLFVLYVIFWLDAWKRTKWSLGTAALYFALSVLPAGGFYAERKLKREAEDEVIASRARREGTVSA comes from the coding sequence GTGGACATCAAGACCGCCTCATCCCTCCACCGTCTCCGACTGGTATCGGCGCCGGAGGCCGTGTCCTTTCTGCTGCTGCTCGTCTGCTCCGTGCTCAAGCGCACGACGGACTTCAACGCCGTCCCGGTCATGGGCGCGATCCACGGGCTGCTCTTCGTCCTGTACGTGATCTTCTGGCTGGACGCCTGGAAGCGCACCAAGTGGTCACTGGGCACCGCCGCCCTCTACTTCGCGCTGTCCGTCCTGCCGGCCGGCGGCTTCTACGCCGAGCGCAAGCTCAAGCGCGAGGCCGAGGACGAGGTCATCGCCTCCCGCGCCCGCCGCGAGGGCACGGTCAGCGCATGA
- a CDS encoding MarR family transcriptional regulator, protein METETATRWLSDAEQCTWRTHLDVSRLLMHQLEKDLQPFGLTNNDYEILVNLSEAEERRLRMSDLAAVTLQSKSRLSHQITRLETAGMVRRENCESDRRGLFAVLTDQGMETMQKVAPHHVASVRKHFIDLLPPEALAALSKSLTPVAEHLRGRRAKS, encoded by the coding sequence ATGGAGACCGAGACGGCCACCCGTTGGCTGAGTGACGCGGAGCAGTGCACCTGGCGCACCCATCTGGACGTCAGCAGACTGCTGATGCACCAGCTGGAGAAGGACCTCCAGCCGTTCGGGCTGACGAACAACGACTACGAGATCCTCGTCAACCTCTCCGAGGCCGAGGAGCGGCGCCTGCGGATGAGCGATCTCGCCGCCGTCACGCTGCAGTCGAAGAGCCGTCTCTCGCACCAGATCACCCGGCTGGAGACCGCGGGGATGGTGCGCCGGGAGAACTGCGAGTCGGACCGCCGCGGCCTCTTCGCCGTCCTCACCGATCAGGGCATGGAGACGATGCAGAAGGTCGCTCCGCACCACGTCGCCTCCGTACGGAAGCACTTCATCGACCTCCTGCCGCCCGAGGCTCTCGCCGCGCTGAGCAAGTCACTCACGCCGGTCGCCGAGCACCTGCGGGGGCGCCGCGCCAAGAGCTGA
- the meaB gene encoding methylmalonyl Co-A mutase-associated GTPase MeaB → MTVDVPQLVAQAREGRPRAVARLISLVEGASPQLREVMAALAPLSGGAYVIGLTGSPGVGKSTTTSALVSAYRGAGKRVGVLAVDPSSPFSGGALLGDRVRMSDHASDPGVYIRSMATRGHLGGLAWSAPQAIRVLDAAGCDVILVETVGVGQSEVEIASQADTSVVLLAPGMGDGIQAAKAGILEIGDLYVVNKADRDGADATARELNHMLGLGEARGPADWRPPIVKTVAARNEGIDEFVEALEKHRAWLEKHDVLDRRRARRAAREVETIAVTALRERIDDLRGDRRLGALAQRIVAGELDPYAAADELVAGLTGG, encoded by the coding sequence ATGACGGTGGACGTCCCCCAACTGGTGGCCCAGGCACGGGAAGGCCGGCCCCGGGCGGTGGCGCGGCTGATCTCGCTGGTCGAAGGGGCGTCGCCGCAACTGCGCGAGGTGATGGCGGCGCTGGCGCCCCTGTCGGGCGGCGCGTACGTCATCGGGCTCACCGGTTCGCCCGGTGTCGGCAAGTCGACGACGACATCGGCGCTGGTGTCCGCCTACCGCGGGGCGGGCAAGCGCGTCGGCGTCCTGGCCGTCGACCCGTCGTCACCCTTCTCCGGCGGCGCGCTGCTCGGGGACCGGGTCCGGATGTCCGACCACGCGTCGGACCCCGGCGTCTACATCCGCTCCATGGCGACCCGCGGCCATCTCGGCGGGCTCGCCTGGTCGGCGCCGCAGGCGATCAGGGTGCTGGACGCGGCCGGCTGCGACGTGATCCTGGTGGAGACCGTCGGGGTCGGCCAGTCGGAGGTGGAGATCGCCTCCCAGGCCGACACCTCGGTGGTGCTGCTCGCGCCCGGTATGGGGGACGGCATCCAGGCGGCCAAGGCCGGGATCCTGGAGATCGGTGACCTCTACGTCGTGAACAAGGCGGACCGCGACGGCGCCGACGCGACCGCGCGCGAGCTGAACCACATGCTCGGCCTCGGCGAGGCCCGCGGCCCCGCCGACTGGCGCCCGCCCATCGTCAAGACGGTGGCGGCGCGCAACGAGGGCATCGACGAGTTCGTCGAGGCCCTGGAGAAGCACCGCGCGTGGCTGGAGAAGCACGACGTGCTCGACCGGCGGCGGGCCCGGCGTGCGGCCCGCGAGGTGGAGACCATCGCCGTCACCGCCCTCCGCGAACGCATCGACGACCTGCGCGGCGACCGGCGCCTGGGGGCGCTGGCCCAGCGGATCGTCGCGGGCGAACTGGACCCGTACGCGGCGGCCGACGAACTGGTGGCGGGGCTGACGGGCGGCTAG
- a CDS encoding response regulator transcription factor: MRLLIVEDEKRLAVSLAKGLRAEGFAVDVVHDGLEGLHLAGEGAYDLIVLDIMLPGMNGYRLCAALRAAGNDVPILMLTAKDGEYDEAEGLDTGADDYLTKPFSYVVLVARVKALLRRRGSAGASPVLRVGTLSVDTATRRVHRGDTEITLTAKEFAVLEQLAIRAGQVVGKPEILEHVWDFAYDGDPNIIEVYISALRRKLGATTIQTVRGAGYRLVAV; the protein is encoded by the coding sequence ATGCGCCTGTTGATTGTTGAGGACGAGAAGCGGCTCGCGGTGTCGCTGGCCAAGGGCCTGCGGGCCGAGGGCTTCGCCGTGGACGTCGTGCACGACGGCCTCGAAGGGCTCCATCTGGCCGGTGAGGGCGCGTACGACCTGATCGTGCTCGACATCATGCTGCCCGGCATGAACGGCTACCGCCTCTGCGCCGCCCTGCGCGCCGCCGGCAACGACGTACCGATCCTGATGCTGACGGCCAAGGACGGCGAGTACGACGAGGCCGAGGGCCTGGACACCGGCGCCGACGACTATCTGACCAAGCCGTTCTCGTACGTCGTGCTCGTCGCGCGGGTCAAGGCGCTCCTGCGCCGCAGGGGTTCCGCCGGGGCCTCGCCCGTTCTGCGCGTCGGCACACTCAGCGTCGACACCGCGACCCGGCGCGTCCACCGGGGGGACACCGAGATCACCCTCACCGCCAAGGAGTTCGCGGTGCTGGAGCAGCTCGCGATCCGGGCGGGACAGGTCGTCGGCAAGCCCGAGATCCTGGAGCACGTCTGGGACTTCGCGTACGACGGCGACCCCAACATCATCGAGGTCTACATCAGCGCGCTGCGCCGCAAGCTCGGCGCCACGACGATCCAGACGGTGCGCGGCGCCGGATACCGGCTGGTCGCCGTATGA